One Coffea eugenioides isolate CCC68of chromosome 2, Ceug_1.0, whole genome shotgun sequence genomic window, GCAACATTTCCTGTCTCTTGGGACGACATTGAAGAACATAACTGGAACTTTTGGAAATGGTGGGAACATATGCAGGGTGGCAGATCAAGGGAAGATGGGAATAAACACATTGAAATCACAGCAAATTTTCTCTGGCAAATTTGGAAGGCAAGAAATGGGTGGAACTTTAACCAGGATCTAAAAGAAGATGACCAGATATCCAAAAAAGCAATGGAAGAATGGATAGAGTTTGATGAAGCAGGAAGAAATGCAGAGGTGACCAATGGTACGGGCCGCCAACCAGATGACAGACAGAGCATGTTAGTTGGACTAATGGAACAACATAGTTCCATTATGTATACGGATGCAGGAATGAATCAAGCCAGAAAGAAAGCAGGAGTGGGAATCATTGCTAAAGCTAACAATGGCAGGATTCTGACGACTTGGTCTATCCCGCAGCCAGGAGGTAGAGATGCAACTGAAATGGAGGTTATCGCTATTAGAACAGCACTGAGCAAGGCTATTGAGAAAGATATGACATCCTTATTGATCCTCTCGGACTGCAAAGCAGTGGTGGATAGAATCATTATAGGAGGTCAAGGTCTAACCTCTTTGGACATGCTCGTTGAAGACATAAAGCAGTTGAGTCTCTCATTCTGGAAATGCTCCTTTTTTCACATAAGGAGAGAAATGAACCTGTGTAGCCATAGGCTAGCTAAGCTAGCAATTAACTTGTTACATGAAACTAGGTGGAAGCAATCATTCCCTGTGTGGCTTAACAAAGAAGCCCACAATGATTTCCTGGCAGTTGCCAGCCTTTTGTAAATCTGCTGTGCAGACTAAtcatttaattatatataatgcAGTTgaagtttgacaaaaaaaaaaaaaaaaagtggttcCTAACAGAAGCCACAATGACTTGAACAAATCTAGTAAAGGCACTTCCCATTGGCTTTTGGTAACGATATTTTGAGAAGCCTGCGACCAAGATGACGATAGAGCAAAACATTGCCACAGTTGGAACCGCAAATCTCCAGCTCCAGCCCTTCTTCACTTGCACATAAACTAGAAGAGTAATACCCAAGAGTGCACCCATGTTGATGGCAAAGAAAAaccaattgaaaaatgaatacTTCTTTTGAGGAATTAGGGAGGACCCAAGGCCGAAAACAACGACGGTTTTGGCACTCATGCTCTCGAAGACCACGACAGATAGCAGAAGGGAGCCTGTTGAGCCTACTCGTGATCCCCTTCACCGAAATGATGTAGAGGTTCTTTGCCCTATTGTTATCGGCTCAGTTCACCGTTGCCGCCACCGAAAGACCCAACGACATCCTGAACTTGTTCCCTGGAAAAGAGACCACAATGCCCTTGATATTTGGTCGCGTGTCGCACGGAATAATGCTTCCTGTCAAATTTAACTGCTGGATTTGACAAAAGGGCCATAAATATGCTATTTTATTAGATCGAGAGTCAAAACTTTACCGTTGATTATTAGATGGCtaaaactttatctggaaaagAGTTGGAGGGCCATTGAGACTCTTTTCCCATTAAACAATTAAAGTTTGAATATACTTGTCGCTCCAAAGTTAGAAGTTTATGCAATGACATTGTGACTTTTCTACCTTTGGAGCTTCAACATTTACATTAGCTATTCTCACAATCGTGTGATTTACACATTCCACCTTGTCTATTTTTAAATTTGAGTGGCCATATAACAAAGATATACAAGGTTCGACTCTCATCTATTCCAAATATCATACATAAAatagaagaaataaaataaaacatattATACATACATTCCACCTTTCCTTTCCTAGTATATTATacaaaaaataaacataaaataaaaaactagaagaaataaaaacataaaaatataaatataaaatgattttGTAGCCGAGTCAATCCAAACCAATTACTAGCAGTTGGACTTTTTAACAGCCCTCATTTCATGCCTAGTTGCACTTGTCTTCTTTATTGAGCTTCATTCGTCACCGTCAACTTTTCTTTCAATCCCACCTTTCTTTTCAATCCACGTCCACCAATCTCTCACAAGTCATCATCATTTTCCCCTACAACAACACCCCCCCTCCCCCAACCGGCTCCCGCCAACCGCCTTTTTCTACTCTTTTTCTTCCCATCCCTCGTCCTTCCCCCTCCGCTTTTTCACGGCCTCTTCTCTCATCCGCTCTCAAAATCTTATTTCACCTTTTATAACCATTTTCCTGTTTCTCTTGTACGCCCAAGTTCGCCATCGAATTTCACCTGAGCGATTGGTTGATCTGCATAAATCGATCAATCGCTCGTgcaatagatttttttttttttcagttcgTCGTAATTTATCAGGCTGATAAGGAAAGGAAGAGACCAAAGGAAATGGCGGAGGAGCAAAAATTGCAGGAGCCCGGAAGCCACAGGCTCTGTGCTAACAATTGCGGTTTTTTCGGCAGCCCCACGACTCTTAACCTCTGTTCCAAGTGCTACAAAGATCATTGCCTGAAAGAGCAACAACTGAAAGACGCAAAATTGGCCGTGGAGAAAACCCTAACGCCGCCGGAGACATCCTCGGTCTCGCCTCTCCCTTCACCGGATGTCAAAATTGATACTATTGCTAATCCTGCAGAGCCGAAGGCGCCGGCGGAGGACACTGTCTCTACATCGGCAGCTCCAGCCGCAGGCGCGGCAGCGCAGCCGAACCGGTGCGCGAGTTGTAGACGGCGCGTGGGATTCACGGGCTTCAAGTGCAGGTGCGGAATCACGTTCTGCGCATCCCACAGGTACCCCGAGCAACACGGTTGTACTGTTGATTATAAGGCTATGGGAAGAGAGGCTATCGCCAAGGCCAACCCGGTTGTTAAGGCCGACAAGCTTGATAAGATCTGAGCCGTTGGATGGAGATTATTGATGCGTGCCTGTTTTATGATTGTGAAGTACAGGGCGATCTTTGATTGCGGGCCCCTTGATGGTTGATCGACGGTCGGGAGATTGTCGGATGGAAATGTTTAATCGATTCTGGTAGTAGACAGCTAGGTTCATTCTCATGTGGTGGATATTAGTTGGAGGGATGGACCATTTTCAATTCTCTTGAAAAATGGGATTGTCTACTCACTACCAATATTAATTCCCAGCGCCCCCCTCTtcccctccaaaaaaaaaaaaagggatttgtgttttatttcttaattaatAATTACTCCTTTGAAATAGATGACTAAAATCTTCAATTAATTGTTCCATGATCCGTTCAAttaattgttttatttcttgctttgttGATAACTTTTGTTTTGGACAATTATGAGAAATTGGACTATTAGATCATTTAAAACTAAAAGAATAATTTGAAGTTGTGAACtggtataaatttcaaccaTTGAGCAAAGCTCAGAGGCCACTAGAAAATAGAAAAGGATTTAAGTTAAAAGAACTTAAGGCCTtgcttggattgcttgtttccgtcggaaaatattgtcgttttctgtgatcacatttccctatcacctttttccctcacatatatcaaatcgctacagtaatttttccatgaaaaatgacggaaaatgcaatccaaacacaacctaagTTCCTTTTTGGCTATAGCTCATAAGGGTTTAAACCTATCTAcagtttaaattttaaaaaatttaaaggtGGTGTAAGAGTATATTTTTGATTAGTTGAATCTATATATCTGCTAATTTCTTGCACAATCTATTTGAACTTTCCTTTCTGAAGAATAGAATGATAGATTAAGTTATATAAATGTTATCgttattaacaaaaaaaaaaactagtataaatttctttgaaaaatccgCGGGCTTTGATACATGGACGTTTAGATTAAGGGAATGATAGATTAAGGGCCTGTTTGGCACTctagttttttaccaaattttttaactactagttttttaataacttttgctacaggaaccccaaaaaactttccaaaattttttatctacacacttaaaatatctaaaacacaaaaaaaaaaaattcccttccccttttcttcttcttcctcccctaCCACCACCTCCGGCGCCGATTTCCGGTGCCAGTGCcggtcttctttttttttccctctccccctcttcctcccatcttgtctttttttttttctctctgtgTTTCCCCCATTTCCTTCCCCACTTCtctgtgaaaaaagaaaaaagaaaagaaagatggtGAGAAGCGGGAAGAGGAACAGGGGAGGCGGGGGGTGGGAAAGGCAGGGCAGAgggtgtgaggacccgcaaatttcttatatttttctcaaaaatgccttttatttggaaattactATTTATTAAatccctactacccaatcattccacaataagtgtaaataaacctagaaagtagggtttcactcttcggtttcaagattggagcaaattagggtttttgcgatttttcgccggatgaattttcggtacggagcaaagatcgaatttggtgattaaaagtgacttttaagtgagaaataatatgtgattaggagcaatgagaTAAGGttggtgaataggaagtaaaaaccctagtacgtgtgtttttaagaaaaacggcgtgAACcagcgggtcccgcgcactaccgattgaacgcaccacttgaccaccactttcttaccatacaagcttattgatatttgagcaaaatatcttctcaatttccagctatcttgaccgaaattagagGCTAGAAATAGCAatgaaagaaagagaaaaaaatgaaaggtggtggtcaagagagagagagaaagtgagagcaagaaaacaatttccttcttcttgatcTTAGCTATCCAAGTGGGAAAATCAacttccaaaccgattaaagtactAGTTGTGGTCTTAAGAAGCTAGagcaaacaaaaatttccaaaggaggtggagtatcactcttccaaactttgttttgaggtataaaatctgATCATGGTTGTTGTCcatttaaattttggtttaagatgatAGTTAGCTcctgttttggcttgattataagatatgcaagttgttgtgatgatttttggatgatatatgcaagttagggtttaataaatttctgcctaaacttaTTGTATAgctagtatatgttgtatataaggttatataaagggctttggtagtgttggaagtaagaaatcaaggaaggttggattgaaaactgaaaattccagatttctggaaaatttcccccCTTTCTGCCCGATTTTGTTGCTgcatgttagaggcctaattggccttaggttaaaacatgaaagttatagagaatggtattttataggtacctacaaaatttcagctcaatcggagtaacgtaggccgtgaaaagaccaaaataccctcactgttttaaggtttttcccagtagtccgtttggtcagtttatccagtttatcacgtttattcactaggatccgtactgatttagtttttttccaaaacatgaaagttttagtattctgatttagcttttaaaagcctccaagaacaccttaatcggaccttggtaacctgagatatgaccattccagtgcagagcggttaaatagccgactagttggattttggttctgtaaattgaggatttgactaggttgcattgaaaaccggactaagtgatcttcatgaacattgtagccctgtatcttagcttcgaaactgtataagttgcgcctcaatccgataagcgtagcctcggatgtgttatttccgcaaccacgcgtcaaatctgtcttttgctagattgtatttccgcacttgttattactttgattcttgttcttatgttgttatgagcctatggaatggctatttacttgaatctatgatatgtatgactttgggattggttgagagaaaaataatgaagccataaatggctggaaaattaggtaaacacaaagggcgtgctgcccaaatttacgctcgaggactataaaaatacacttgcgacttgggtcgagttgatatgaatagtacttgaatCATCTAGGGTACGtgagtcttcttgtttcgaggtatataagtaaggatttggcagaacttgtacccttgagaaatgaaataatgattgctcgaagcATGTTTTCCTTATACTTTCAACTcgcatgacaatttcaagtataaatgttacaaagttttactgtttaaaaaagcgagcaagtgtttcacgactactatccaagtgaattccaatttcttgatttttattgaacaaaacgtctaagtttcgaatcttagtcatgtttcaaagttctcaaattgaatttttatcgcagatctggactccaaacctggagtataactGAACGTGAATACTagaagcactatatcttttggtgagtgctttcaaataccgaattgcactagatacttgaacttgatacgtgaccaatatgagtacatgttatatacgtgaattgatagggcaagagtgtactttatcgcacttgcccttacatgatatacttgtttattgttgcaattgacttgatatacttgtttatgatgtgcgcacttcctggaattccagaaaccctgtggcgagttactctagtcgagccggcaagggtttggtcgattgggtaacgaaccctgggtctcttgttttgtcgaatggagtgatatctcctcgactaatcggtatattcgagtattaccacccgtgtttcttgaggattttgggcccagttgggggttgaacggtggacggagagtcgtttaaatggtgttctactggattggttgtTTACttaaaagttgacggagtgtcaactgttacttgatcaagctctggagatgcaaatgggaatttggctcctgagagccttccgtatccttatacttgaaATTGATTATTGCTTATCGGATTGTTGTACCTTTTGAAAACCAAAAGCACTTTATACTTGCTCGTTTgaaaatttgctacttgaagtattagtGTTTATCTTCGTGAACTTGTTAAGCTCGCTATCTCTTGCTACGTTGATACGTGTACTTTTAATATGGTCAATTTGtgatttggaacctcactgggcttttagctcatactacgctatttgtttttccttacagggggtacgagcgaggcgtgagatatgtaaagactagcgtagactagttgttttgacttttgacttgtactcgcgctattcctcgaatagaatgttttgtacttggattgtatacgccTTGAACCAGTTTGAgtatattgaggctttgtaccaTGATTTTTATCAATGTAAATtctaagcttgaattgcgacgCTATTTATGGTccatggatgtatgcacgtgttacgagtgagtgagttctgacgagagttgggcaggcggtccaccgaaccctttggtacgccttaggaggaggtgggggtCGTCACAGAGGGGGAAGGGGCAGAGGTAGTGGTGGGGGAGAGGGAAGGCGGGGCAGAGGGGGTGGGGGGTGGCTGCTGGTGGAGTGGCTGCTAGGGGTGGCGGAGGTAacggggaagaagaagaagaagaagaaaagaaaaaggaaagaaagaaaaagaaaaagaaaaagaaaaagaaagagaaaaagaaaaagaaagaaaaacattaGAAAAGGAAACATTATATTTCacctagaggtggcaatttgtcccaagtcccaatgggttacccatgcccatggggactttgggcgggatgggtattggattttgatattgggtttaaaatgggacaaatcccaattgtacccattaattgatgggaatacttgggaaatacttgggtacccattgggctcaaataacaagggctctgtttggtttaactatttttggggggtatttttgaaatattttattatagcagtgtatatgaaaaatttttactataaaatttttttgaaatatttgatatactaatatggatgggatgttttttgagttattgtatattactgtaacattgtatttgaaaaacttattttttgaaaaaatagccaatccaaacggagtcttagattcaaaaattatctttaacaatttttatagtcatactagagaatataatctagtagttttCCTAGCCATTATGCACaagaattttcaacatttcagtcaatttagacctgtcatctttggacaatgatgagaataaatattcaatACCTTAAgtaccttggccatcttgatatatgttggaatatgactgtatatctattttttcctttatttgttaatccaatttttgatgGGAATCCTGaatataaagcacttgcatgtttatttaataaaattaaaaaaaatttaataaatcaaaaatattaaaattatataaaaaataaaaatgaattaaaggaaaaaaatatgtagaaaatagatttgggtattgggcgggatcaatctaaacccatcccaaagtgatcccgcccaacTTAGTCCCAAAATACATATGGGTAAGattgggcccaaacccatatgacccggttccatcacaaacccaagcaaatcccgcccatcccgcccattttgccacctctaatttcaccttacaaaaacttctacaaaatttttcaccttacaaaaatttctacaaaattttttcaaaaacttctacagtgcactacagtaaagttttagacaaactcccaaaaaactcaggttccaaacaggccctaagttatatactccctccgtcccattgttATTGTCATAGTTCACCTTTTTTCATGTCCCAAAATTTGAGTCACACTACAATTTTTTTCTCTAACATTCCATTTGTAGCCTCAAAAGAGacattgataaaataaaaaacaagtaTGATGGAACCCACAAAAGCAATAAATAGACATCCAAAAAAAAGGTGCGTGGACAGCACCAAAAATTTTGATGGCCATAAATAGGCGCGTGCTTGGCAACAGCATGAAAAAGAGCTTACATTTTACATGGACCCACAGATTCTTTTCACATCACCATAGACAGCAATTAAGATTTGATATCCGTCAAAGGGGCACGATTGGAAAAAAATGTCTCACATTCAAATTGATTGAACTGTGCATAATAAGTTAGAATCCCCAAAAACGTCCCTTAttttgggacggagggagtaaatGTTATCGtt contains:
- the LOC113761429 gene encoding zinc finger A20 and AN1 domain-containing stress-associated protein 4-like yields the protein MAEEQKLQEPGSHRLCANNCGFFGSPTTLNLCSKCYKDHCLKEQQLKDAKLAVEKTLTPPETSSVSPLPSPDVKIDTIANPAEPKAPAEDTVSTSAAPAAGAAAQPNRCASCRRRVGFTGFKCRCGITFCASHRYPEQHGCTVDYKAMGREAIAKANPVVKADKLDKI